TAACCAAATATTTTTGGGTTGCGATCTCTAGTGCAAAATAACGCGGTCAAGTGTGTGCAGTGCATTTTGAGTATGAGATGCATTAACTAAAACAACAGACAAGatgaatatatataccatatatgaTTGGGTAtgtaaaatgttaataatttatggctcaataaaaaaaaatatatatatatttgatatagtAATGCGACAGCACTAAACGTTATAggatttcaaaatatttattatatatacatatattatattacaaaaaaaacatttgaaattacCTAAATGTTTTAagaaatatgaatatatacatGGGGcatatgcttaaatataatttaattactcaGACGCAGCATTTGTGACATGAATTGGGgagtattaattttaattttaattatatacatttaaaaccCTATTTTGATCTGGTATCGtgttagttaataataattattattattgttttatataaccttttttttaataattactttTTGAAATTcctaaatatttactttagaaatttgttgaattaaacaacaatcatcatttaaacatatataaatgtagtgtttcaaaattagtttaaattacaaatattcgtactttttgtttacttttcaaAACTTCTTTATCTGCACGTGTTTGGAGCAGAAAACAAAATCCAACAGCGCCTTTGACCTTTGGTGCGGCTCGCCTAGGCAGCCGTcgtataaatcaaataaacataCGGAGTTGAGCGCTTTATCAACACAGGGCCATCAACATAAACAGGGCACATGTTGATGGGGCGCGTTGCCAACATGTTGCCCACATGGGAGCCACACAACTTACGTTCCacattgttgtttataaatacgAAATTGGAGCGCATTCGGTGCACGGAACCGCTTGGAACCgttgcaaaatttgttttcacgtttattattatttttttattttcacttgcGCTCGCGCTTCgtcgctctctttctcactctcactctctttagCTTGTGGCGTACGCTTCTCAGTgcgtttttcttttgatttctTTGGATTGACTGCTGATTTGAATCGCCTTCGCCGGCGGTTCTGCTGAGCgcggcattttatttataacagaACTCGCACTGCAGGCGGTCGTCACTTTGCGCTGTAAAAAAtccacataataataaaaaaaaaatataaaatatcgCGCgtctacgtgtgtgtgtatttgttagtgtgtgtgtgtgtgtgtgtagagttGTAAAAAGAATAATGAACAAATTGACAGCAGCGTGCAATTGGCTTGTGTGTAAATAGGCGATCAAGGCGACCTTAACCATGAGTGAAGCTAATGTGAGTTAAAAGCTAATTCAATCCATTAATGTCTGCtatagcttaagcaaattaagcaaacatatGCGTGTCTATATAGCTGAAAATCTAAACCCACTAATGGCCACATGTCTTTGACTTATGTCAATATAAAAGAGGAGCGGCCATAATGCTTCACGCCCACAGAATCTATGTCAAAGGACTCTCTCTGCATATGAGAGGGAAATTCGGGCGTAGAAAACTTGCAATTTCCAcaagacacgcacacactttgGTCGCTTCGTAACCATGACAATGCTTGAATAGTTTTATCCTGTTATGTTCCAGTTTCTTGACAAGTTCAAGGACGTTGCAACGGCCGCTGTGACATTATgaactaaacaaattaattcacaATGAATTGCCAcacggcgtatacgcaatgcctGAGCTAATCATCTAATTGAATCTACAGCTCAAGTGTGGGCAGGCTTTCAATTAGATGCCTGCCATAGACGTCTATGTAAATGCAACATCTGCAACTCTAACAACTGACAGTTTgcttattacaaaatttaaaaacttatttttacgAAAACACCGCAACGTTTctaattataaagaaaaaaagggCAACTTGATGCTGCCGTGTGCTGCCCACCACCAGCACAGCTGCAATCCATCAAATAGCGCCTGAGTCAGCCAAACAGCAGATGCTAATGCCAGCACCCAGCACACTCCACCCACCCCCACTCTCTTGTTCGATCTATGGCACTATGCGCTAATAATCACTTGAGCTGCTCGGCATTTTGTGTCAGTTGCGGGtcaattagctgcagctctaTTCCAGCGTATCAATGCTCTTCGACTGATCGCGCGCGCCACTCCCCTCATCCGTTCGTCCCTCCTCTGCTTGGGTTGATGTTGTTGCAGCTGAGCCCAACAAATCTGTGGCAAGGCGTGTGTATGTCAGACAGTGCTTAACCCCATAATCCTGACAATTGCTTGTCGTTGACTTTGCTCAAAATGAGGTGACATCATTACGAAAATTTCATGTATTTATGGCGGCAGACGTGCGCCTCAATCGCAGCGCTGCCAAGTGGgccaaatgacaacaacaacaacaacaacatctttGAACAATGCACCCATGTACAtagatatttgtttataagcacATGCGTGCCATAAACAGACTCGACTGATGATCAAGTTTGCCGAAactaaaaaacgaaaaataaatatttttgctagaAAACTGCAATTgagtttgtattttatattattaaacaaagtAAATTCCGACTAAATAAGTTATATTCACctgtaattgttaaatttattggaATAGGAACATCTAGTCACTTCAACAGTTACCGGACACCATACAAaacattggtgaaattaaTATGCGTATATCAAAGGCGCTAAACAATTCACATCGTCACCATTACCAATTAACAGTTATTTCATAAACATCCTGCTTCGTTTCTTTATTCTAAAATTTAACCTGGATATAAGATTTTTACGTACTTAGTACGTgttattcaatattatttttattcttcaccaacaaactcaacaattgctaccaaaagaaaaaaaaattgagatGCTATAagttttgataaatatttattttaattctacAAGTTCATgtacattaataaattattttagcatattACTTATAAAGAGCGAAAACAAAATGTCTTTACAATTATTAGAAAgtgtttaaaatgttttaattaaaaaaaaatcactaACTTGTTGAATATTTGGAATTTAACTACTTAAAATacgcatttttgttttatttttctcaacatatttatgcttttattattcTAGATCACATCATTGCTGCGTCCGCGCAGTGGTAGTGTCTGTTATAAGGCTATAGAGACGCCTGAGGACGTTGctgcagcatcaacagcaacagcagcagcaacaacaacagcaacagttgctgctgttaagccACACGTAACAGTAAAGAGCAAGAGTCGAACTTGTGGCGAGGCACAACATGTGCATGTCGATCTTATACCAACATTAAACTTTAACttccaagcaacagcaacaacaacaacaacaaatagtaaGGCAGCAACATCTACAGACGACGCTGAGTTagcgcaacatgttgctaagaCAGCGTCAGCAACATGCGCTGTTAATGAAGACGATGCGGATGCTGATAACAGTTCCATACGGACATATATAGTGTCAAGCAGCTTTACAACATCGAGCAGCACACCCTACGCCGTGAGCTCCACAGACACTGCGGAGCTATTGCGTCAACAGAATAATCTCAGTTTGACTGAGGACGAGCAGACGATTTCATCGTTTAGCATAGAGCAGCCCACCAGTTCCATGACCATTGACATGGCtgagccacagcaacaaaccgcaacaacaaccacaagaaGTGAggtgaccagcagcagcgatgtgCTGGGCAGAGGAGCTaccaacaacacaacaacaacaacgacgacaacaactagcagcagcatagAAGAGGAAATTGAGGAGGCATTGGAGCTGAGTGAGGGCGTGGAGGAGCAGCTGCGCTCCAATTTAGACAGCACAACAGATGCCAAATCCTCACAAGCGCCAAGGGAACAAAGTGCCAAAGCCGACAGCAGCGAGGATGCTGCACAGTTTCGCATCGATGATGCAGAACTCTCGGGCGGACAGCTGGCGCAACATTTTCTAGTCGCCGACGACAGTGACGAAGAGGATGAGCAGGAAGATGAACAGCAAACATTATCAgaggacgatgatgatgacgacgacgactttGATATAAGTTTGCCTTTGGAGGGAGCCAAGCCTGTGCACTCGCGGCACGAGGAGAGCGAGGAGCAGCCGCAAGGCGAGGAAAGTCTAAGCAACCAAAGCACCACCGATGATGTCTCTGACTTTGTGGATGAGCCGCAGCTGGTGTCCAGCTCGGCGCAACTGGAGCAGGATCACTCGCTGGAGGAAATAGTAGCCACCAATGAGTCTATAGAGTTAAGCTATGAGCCAGAGGAGCACACAATAAGCAGCACGCAGCAAGCCGAGCAGCTGACAGACCTGGATGCCGTTGCCACGCCCCTAACGGGCAGCCTGCAGCCTCTgaagctgccacagctgcagcagccgcaactaATGGAAGCCAAGTCGGCCAGAGCATTGGAAacgctgcaactgcagccagAGCGTCTAGAGCTAACCATGCTGGACATTGCAGACGACAGCGAAGAGGAAGAGTGTGCGCTGCAGTTGATGAAGCTGCGTCTGCTGGCTTTGCAGCAGtcgcaatcgcaatcgcagtcgcagctggaGCTGTCTGGCAAGGCTTCACCCACAGAGTCGCCCGCGCCGCAAGTTAATTTAAGTGGCGAACTCAAGCAAATGGAACGCGTGCCCATGAGCGAGTTTAGCAAGGATGTGCTTGAGGACATAACCGAGGAGAGCGAGCGTTTGCTATCGCTTAGCACCAACGCCGAGGAGCAGCAGTCGCTGTCCATTGAGGAGTCCAAGACGCTGCTGGCGGCAGGCAAGTTGGCCAGCAGTTCCAGTGTCATCTCGCTCaacatgctgcagcagctggagacgCAAgtacagcagctgcaacagcaactagagACGAAGGACAACTGCCTGGCCTCACTCAATCTGCAGCTGGAGTCGGCGCGACGCGAAACCAGCACAGGTCCCGGCTCAGCCAGAGACTCCAGCTCGCTGCAGACAAACTCCACGGAATATCGCACGCTCCAAGAGGAATACGGCGCACAGGTGAGTCCATCAAACATctattgcaattgctataaTGACTTGTCGCTCTTTTCTGGCTTACAGACCTTGGACATTTATGTGGAGTTGTCGCGTCGCGATGACATGATTGCCAAGCTAACAGAGTCACTGCAGCAGTCGCTCGGCGTGCGTGAGCAGCTGCAAACAGACGCTGAGCGCCTGGGCGGCGAGTTGCAAGCGATGCGCCGTCAGCTGGCTGAGGCTATGCATAAGATGAAAGGCAGCAGCGACTGGGAGGCGCAGGCGGGCGCGCGTCTGTCTGAGATTTCCATGGACTTGATAAGCGAAAGCGAGGATGAGCTGGCGCCACATCTGCCcaacgatgatgatgagcatgACTTGGGagtgcagccgctgccgcccGAATGGCCGCCAGCGTtcagcaagcaaattgaacAGTTCCAGAAGTGTCTGCTGCCTGGAGAGCTGCGTCCCTTTCTGCTGGTGCAGCGCAAGTTCGATGACTACTTGACACAGCAATTGGCCCAAAGCAAAGCGGAGCATGCAGCCGAGCTAAGCCGCTGgcaaagcgagcagcagcaaagcgaagCCACGCACACCAAGCAGATGGAGGAACTGCGCAAATACTTTGAGCAGCGCTGTGCGGACTTGGAGAAGCAGTACTCGGATGAAATATTCTCGCACAAGTCGCAGCAGCTGGGCGGCGACAGCTCCTCGGAGTGCTCAGAGGCCGAGCAGCTGCCACTGGAGCTGCCCTCCAAGGACTCAACGCCACGCAAGCGCAAACGCGCCGAACTGTTGCTTAGTCCCAGTCATCGTCAGTTGACGCCCAGTGGCGTGGATGCCAGCAAGCAATGCAAGGATGAACTGGAAATCGCTGAGCTCAAGATCTTCTatcaaacacacatacacgagCTGAAGCGTGGCCATGAGGAGCAGCTGCGCAAGCTGACCGAACGCCTGCGCTTCTATGAACGTCGCCAGGTCGAAGACGAAGACTTTGTGGTAAGTTCACGATCGAGTTGCGGCATGCTACACTTTGTGTTACAATCTTACCTGTTGCTAATGTTTACTAACTGTTGCTGACATGTTCTTGCTTGTCTCTCTTTAACCCCCGCCCCGCCAATAAAACGATAACCCACAATGTTACTACCTGGCCACCCAactcaacacacacgcacattaaCACAGTCCACACCCACCAAGCTGCCGCCTACCTGCGCCGAGGCTGCCAcccccgccgccgccgccggcaaTACCtccttaattattattgatgaAGACGAGCTGAATCCGAACAACGAGTCGCAGGTGATTCAACGCATTATTGCCGAATACGAGCGTCGACTGCAGGAGCAACTGGCGTTGGCTCGCCAGGACATTGCCACCGAGTTGGAGCAACAAATCCAGGTAAGCTTTTGTCTCCCCCTTCCCCcgcactcacactcacactaaCTGCATGCTGTGTGATTCACGCCAAACTGCAGCATGAAGCGTTACAAACATTTCCATCTACCTTATAACTGTTTaggatttatttatatatttatttgtgcgcTCGTTTGATCAAAATGTTGTGATTGCTCGCGCAGCGTCAGGCGTGCAATGTTTTTGTCAACTTGccagcaaatagcaaatagtgaacgaaaacaaagcaaaaaacaattcACATTGGTGACGTTTTACCCCTAGAACTTTAAACTGTGCGTGTGGCCGCCTAGAACTTAGAGATCTATGCGGCTTGTGGCTTGGCATACTCTAccttatgatttatttatttatttggctcAGAGAGTTGGGCACGGGCTTGCTCGGGCTTCTTGAGCAGCGGGCAtcatcaaattatatattaacatCGCGCTGATCCGGGtctgtaatatttatttcgacCCTTGAGGGGGCTTTGGAATTAATAAAGTTCGTGCCTGTCCTTAAACTGTGCTATGTTTAGTCTGAAATATTTTCCTAATTTATCAAGTgtgctttaatattatatttaaaaaagaaaataatttttgtatggggaatagaaaaatatgaatattagttacttataattaaaatggaTTAGAAACAACATCCAATCATTTCTTCTAATATTTGTTGAGGCCTTTGTGTAAAGTCCACAGTAAAGTccgatttattattattagagtCATTTTTTCAATGAAATTAAGTTTCTCTTACAGTTAACATAACGGTcgctctaatttattttatttattttaattgagcctagaattaaattctatggtacaattggtatagccagagcaacaaaggcttTCAGGCTgtctaatatatttattaatcataataattatgGGAAATACCCGTTTTCTAAAGCTTTTTTTTGTGACGAGAATTCTAAAAATGATCTCAAATCAATCAAACGAAGTAGATGTagcgtatttaaaatatgtttggtttcattttatgctttggAACAACCTGAATGCAAACAGACTGCACTTTGATATCAGCGAGCTATTTTTAAGGCCAAAGTCAACGATCCCAGCGGTGTGCATTGACTTATGTTGCACTTCATTTAATGTTGCAGCAGTGACATTATGCTGCGACGAGCAAATGTGGCGAGGCGCTGCCTAATTGAGTTCTCCTCGAGATTTATGTGTAATAGGATATGCCGCTCGGCTGAAGCATAGTTCCTGCAATTCCGCTAGACAAGTCAACGGTTAACCAATGCGTAGACTCAGCATAACGTGTGTCCCATTTAGGCTGTCAAAAATAGTCGCAACATATGCACATCTTATGTGtattgtgtgtatgttgcCGCTTTTTGTCTGCTTGCCAATAAAATTTAGCAGACGCGCTGCCTGTCAGTTGACAAAGTTTCCCCCCCAAACATACAGATgtccatatatatttatatatatatcaactCGCAcgcttatttatgtttatcagGCTAGCGCGCCAAATTTGTGGCACATGTTTGTCATTGCATGACATAAACAAAGACAGACCAAAGTCTGTATTGAAGTAtaaacatacacataaattaaagttggacCGCAGCTCATGCGGCCCCCAAAAACGGAAGTGTTAAGGGTAAGGGTAGGCTCACGGCTTAGAATGAATTAACTGCAGTCCAGCAGTTAAATTTAGAAGTGCCAACAAATGAATGCAGCCTCAACTCGATATATACAGACTgacatatttgtaatttgagtGCAATAACAATGCGTAGAGTTGTGCCCTTATGTCCGAAAATTAACGaacataaatttgaattaattttaacgCACGCACAGCAGCGGCATTCGATCAAGCAGTGTCTTATTGCACTGCTTTGCCAACAGAGAATAATTCTAAGAAACCCAGtgataacaatttattacacTGATCAACATTTCAGAGGATCGATTGATAAAACTTAAGTTCAAAATACGTTTTAACTTTATATGTACTGaatgagtttattttataaatatagatgGGTTTGGTGGACATACTGgaagatttatataaaatatatatatttagcttgcATTCAATAATATAAACGTATGGAAAGTATACCACAGAATCCAGCGAAATTGTAGACTAGCCATTTCAGCAATAAATGTTTCGCAAacattaaatacttaaaataattgcagacatgttaaatttatgtttaaacaaaataattattattacttgtggcaaatatgtttaattatttggtttttatttttatttgctttaaataaattgcatttgcataattaattaaattaaataatacttCTAGACTTCTAGCATTTAGTATTTggtataaaatcaaaaataattagatGCTGAGAGGCTGTTAGTTATTAAACTAGCTGCAAAATGTGAGCGCATGTGAATATTGAGCGCAGCGAGTAATGTTTCTTTTCACGTCCTCGCGTCGCTGGGTGCAGTCGGCATCGCTCGCGAGAAGATCTGCGAAGAGCGTTAAATAGACCGCGCTCCGTGACCATCAGCTTAGTTCATTGCGTGATTTCAATGCGTGCGGATGCTGAGCGGAAGAAAGTGAAATATTGTGAATATAAGAAcgtacaataataaatacttatacatatatctacAAAGTgaataatatatgtacatgtgcgTATTTGTGTTGAAGAGGTTTCTAAATgattgaaatttgcattgcaaacaaattgagttgttatgatgaattattattaaatgaaattgtcaTAGAAAATACGTTCATAGatcaacattaatttatatctgtgtgtgtgtgtgtgtgtgcaacgcgccaaattcaaaattaacgGTTTTTATGTTCATGTTGAATATACATAGATGCATGTAAAGGAAATTTTTGGATACCAAAGAACTGCCAAAAAAGTAAGCATcaagtttaacaattttaaaatagaatAAACAAGCGCCATATGCCTGTTTTGGGATTTTATTATGTCTGGGCCTACAAATCTCCAGAGCACTCGAAACACAAACATTtgacaaaaagaaattttgtATAGCGTgaaaaatggaaatggaaatgtcGTTGCCCTTTTTCCCCAAAACCATAAACCGTTTGCGCGCTCATTTCATTCCAAAATGTGTAAAGTTATTTTGGGTGTAAGGCTCAAAATTTTCTGTGGTTTTCGAGTGTTTGCTATTTTGAAGTAAATTTCAGTATTTTTAGAGCGTCATGCGGCGCTGGGGAAAACTTTACGGAATTTTTGAGTTAAAGCGGATGCAGAGCAAGAAGTTTCTAATTAAATGTAGCTGCTAACAATTGCTTGCCCAATTTACTCCAATTACATTATCAACTTGAGTGCAGTAATTAACGACTACAGTCAGCATTTATTAgcgtatttattataaacataaacagtTTATGTAGCAGCTTAATTTTACGTTTATCGCCACTTTGATCTAAGaaagttttgcataatttatgacgTGCAGACTGTGTGGTGGCACAATTTTAGCTTTGAGTGCATGTACGCCACGCATTGCGGCAGCTAAAAATACTTAGTGCAACCACAAATGCAAgctgacaaaaataaatctcTTACTAGcaatcatttcaattttaaacaagCTGCATTAAGACCATCATGAAAATGGGAATTATAGGCAAGCAGCAATGTAAATAGGCGTTGAGAACAGAGCTGCGGAAAATAATAATCGCAAGCATCAAAGATCATGACTCTTTAGCTGACAGATAAGACAGCCAATGACGTGCAAGTCGTAGCGTTCCCTAGAGATGGGCATaggatttaattttaatattgataatAATTAAGAAAAACTGTAAATTGTAATATGGGGTGGAGTCTATTGAAAATTTGATTAGCAGTCGAGCTCAACTTTAGTGTTGGCtttgtaaacaaatgtgtCACTTATGGCAAAAGAAGAGTTAAAATAAGGCTATTCAAAGCTTggttaaaaaacaattaaagagaatttatttatatgagcaacaatttgttgcaagcacaaaCCACAATTGCACTTGCATGCAACATTGagtcttaatttaaaaatacagcCCTTTAGTCAGCGCTGCTATCTGAACATGCAACAAACTCCCTCAACGCCTTGGTGGCACATATATTAAGATTTATGTGCTGCACGCGTCCGCAGACAAAGAATTGCTTTGCAGACGAAATGCATTACCACTGCGGAgtgctgttgttggcagctcgataaacaaataaaacaaaaaagcgaacagcaaaagttcaatataatttgatgcataaatatttggcttGAATGCGgctacaaacaataaatatttagactGAATTGCAGCTTATCAAAGGGTCAAAAGCTGCGGACGCATGTTGCCAACAGATTTCTACAGACATGCCCCaagtgttgtttatttatttgtgttgttgtctTCTTGCAGAGCTTGCTGTCGGAGAGCGCGGCCAACGATCAACATTGGCCCAAGGAGCTGATTTTGCTGCGCGAGAAGTTTACGGCCAAAAGCCAATTGGAAATAACGCAGCTGAATATCAAACATGCTGAAGAGGTAAGTGCGACAAGTAGAGATCAAGTTAAGGCTTTAACTAATAAACTTTCTTTTAGATGTCGCGCCTGAAACTTGAATATGAGAAGCAGCTGAATCGCAAGAACAAGCGGCATTTGACATTTGATGCTTCACGCGACTTGGACAACATCATAAGCGAGCGCGATGGACTGCGTGAGTTGTCCAAAAGCTTTCGCCACGTGCTCTGCCGCTTGGCCAAGTGTGTGGCCAACTGCGAGGATGATTTGAATGCCACCTTGTCGGAGGAGGTGCAGCGCATATTGACGCAGAGTCGCGGCCATGAGAGTGGCGAGGATGTGGAGCATACGCTGAGCAGTTCACTGCTGCAGGTTTCGTTCAACAATACCAAACGCCTGGTGCCCGATGTGCACAGTCTGCTGGAGCTGGTGGAGGATCCGAGCCTGCTGCAGTTCATCGACAGCAAGAGCAATGAAGAGCAGCAAGAGGACTTTGATCTGGGCGACTGCCTGGAGCGTCTCAAGTCCGAGGCAGCGTATTTGCTGCGTCTGTCCGAGGATCTGGCGCCTGAAGTGGATGAGCCAGAGAAGCAGGAGCATGAGCAGTGCTGTGAGGCTGAGGATGGTCTAAAGACTACAGCGGCAAACGGTGTGCTCAAAATACTGCGCACTAATTCACTGAACGATCAGCAGCTGGGCGAGGCGCATCAGCGCAAGAGCAGCCAAGGCGTGCTGCTCAGCAAGCCGCACAGCTCGCTGCCCATTGATCTGCAGCAACATGCGGGCAAGGCAGCCTCCGAGCTAAGCTTCCAGCTGGTGGAGCTTAAGAATCGTCTGGTCAAATCGGAAACTGATCGccagaagctgcagcagcagctcagcaacACCATCGATCGCAATGCGGAGCTGGGGCATGAGCTGCAGACGCTGCGGGATCAACTGTCGCAGCTGAACTCGCTCAATCACACAGACTATGCCGAAGGCTACGGCCTGGGCGACATGAAGAGCACGCCCACGCAGCTCGACACTTCGGCCAGCTTTGTGCAGCTGCAGGAGCGTGCACGCCAGCTGCTCATCTCGCccacaaagcaacagcaaacgcaGCAGTCGCCTGATAAGCCAGGCAATGCCACTgtggagctgctgcaaatgattGAGGACTTTTGTCGCGAGGGCGACAAGGTGGTGGAGTGCAACAAGAAGGACCGCGAGGATCTGCAGTCACAGGTAAGAACACGCACTATAATctgtgtgccacgcccccttTAATCTGTGTGCTAAACGCatgcaagaaataaaaacgcCAGACAGCGCGTTTCTCTTTTGTTGACCCTTACCCTAACcgtactactactactaccaaCCTCATCATCAATCGACAGATCGACACTGCCGACAAGCAGCTAAAGGCCACGCGCCTGTTTCTGGAAGAACAGGCCGCTGAGCGCGAGCAGGAACGCGATGAGTTCCAGCGCGAGATTGAGCAATTGAAAGCGCAATTGCGCGACAAGGAAAAAGAGCGCAGCTCCTTTGCCAATGCCTCCGAGGAGGTGAGTGCTTGTCACTTCACTACGCAAGGCTGCTCTTCATCAGTtcttgctttgattttgttttccTTTGGGTTTTTCCTTTacgttttgattttgttgcggTTTcgtttctttctctctcactctgttattgttgctaacaaTTTGCACGTTCTAACAAATGgttaaatgtaatttgcacatttttacaCGCCTAACAAACTTTCTAGTTCATTTGACTGCACACAAACAGTTCATAaaattcaacttaatttcatttcaaaataaacaaaattgtttatgtttttattttatgcaaagctAAGCTGCACCTGTTTagtattttcaaaaaatattatacgcGCACTCGTAAAATGAGTGAAACTTTTGGGCCCCCAACTGCTTGCTCAATGGAGTCAAGGGCAGCCTGAATGATTGCCATACATATAGCTATAATGCTGAGGCACTCGTCTAAAGCTTTCGCAAGCTTGCTGCCATTCCTATTTATAGCgcagaaattaattaagtagCGAGGGAGCCATGCGAAAGATTTCCATTTACAAAGTGCTTAACCTT
The DNA window shown above is from Drosophila busckii strain San Diego stock center, stock number 13000-0081.31 chromosome 3L, ASM1175060v1, whole genome shotgun sequence and carries:
- the LOC108599530 gene encoding pericentrin isoform X1; translation: MNIYTIYDWITSLLRPRSGSVCYKAIETPEDVAAASTATAAATTTATVAAVKPHVTVKSKSRTCGEAQHVHVDLIPTLNFNFQATATTTTTNSKAATSTDDAELAQHVAKTASATCAVNEDDADADNSSIRTYIVSSSFTTSSSTPYAVSSTDTAELLRQQNNLSLTEDEQTISSFSIEQPTSSMTIDMAEPQQQTATTTTRSEVTSSSDVLGRGATNNTTTTTTTTTSSSIEEEIEEALELSEGVEEQLRSNLDSTTDAKSSQAPREQSAKADSSEDAAQFRIDDAELSGGQLAQHFLVADDSDEEDEQEDEQQTLSEDDDDDDDDFDISLPLEGAKPVHSRHEESEEQPQGEESLSNQSTTDDVSDFVDEPQLVSSSAQLEQDHSLEEIVATNESIELSYEPEEHTISSTQQAEQLTDLDAVATPLTGSLQPLKLPQLQQPQLMEAKSARALETLQLQPERLELTMLDIADDSEEEECALQLMKLRLLALQQSQSQSQSQLELSGKASPTESPAPQVNLSGELKQMERVPMSEFSKDVLEDITEESERLLSLSTNAEEQQSLSIEESKTLLAAGKLASSSSVISLNMLQQLETQVQQLQQQLETKDNCLASLNLQLESARRETSTGPGSARDSSSLQTNSTEYRTLQEEYGAQTLDIYVELSRRDDMIAKLTESLQQSLGVREQLQTDAERLGGELQAMRRQLAEAMHKMKGSSDWEAQAGARLSEISMDLISESEDELAPHLPNDDDEHDLGVQPLPPEWPPAFSKQIEQFQKCLLPGELRPFLLVQRKFDDYLTQQLAQSKAEHAAELSRWQSEQQQSEATHTKQMEELRKYFEQRCADLEKQYSDEIFSHKSQQLGGDSSSECSEAEQLPLELPSKDSTPRKRKRAELLLSPSHRQLTPSGVDASKQCKDELEIAELKIFYQTHIHELKRGHEEQLRKLTERLRFYERRQVEDEDFVSTPTKLPPTCAEAATPAAAAGNTSLIIIDEDELNPNNESQVIQRIIAEYERRLQEQLALARQDIATELEQQIQSLLSESAANDQHWPKELILLREKFTAKSQLEITQLNIKHAEEMSRLKLEYEKQLNRKNKRHLTFDASRDLDNIISERDGLRELSKSFRHVLCRLAKCVANCEDDLNATLSEEVQRILTQSRGHESGEDVEHTLSSSLLQVSFNNTKRLVPDVHSLLELVEDPSLLQFIDSKSNEEQQEDFDLGDCLERLKSEAAYLLRLSEDLAPEVDEPEKQEHEQCCEAEDGLKTTAANGVLKILRTNSLNDQQLGEAHQRKSSQGVLLSKPHSSLPIDLQQHAGKAASELSFQLVELKNRLVKSETDRQKLQQQLSNTIDRNAELGHELQTLRDQLSQLNSLNHTDYAEGYGLGDMKSTPTQLDTSASFVQLQERARQLLISPTKQQQTQQSPDKPGNATVELLQMIEDFCREGDKVVECNKKDREDLQSQIDTADKQLKATRLFLEEQAAEREQERDEFQREIEQLKAQLRDKEKERSSFANASEELTLVKQKHYAQLEAQLSEVNQKLAESNAKRDTFEVELKTSIDKIFMLREIISELETQVQTKSLNEQVLTEKSKQLEDYVQLQIRSNDALQQEVHSLKTDIGEGYQARIRQLEEKLQLERPSAEQSIVLTQLAEQLRDIETTLEQKTKTLESLHNSNTASNSCSLSATEDVSVHTKQPNMPRSAGGTPSPHHHSLTVEGVQRVSEKLDKHTRVEEAAIKRVRDLEMQVMQMRAGCVELQHERDSLQGRIDEQTERISTLQSRLEEQRQRAEQLHRAGTSDLNSRNHELQNELRNLSEQLAARDKQMAMLQQQLQRSKDEITRLEAELGQRSQPDRSLVQRLEAELQQLKEKMRNETVQRLAMPDLMETMLADKNDEIDHLQQQLEAKERELQAAKEQISPKQDVSGKHSGRTLSDIGSITEFPEPEVDRRAVQRSPSATLQLPDNAGGFLHQTMETSKEAVANLTYKRTDDLSGFVLAHPVNTFEHPHYFQDQHALGVTAQSSGNLTPGLVPRHINFSNLTEDSKLKTPCMLQQTPELPKALTPMPELLQLQQQLNDLEQQKQQQRTQLERNVAELKEQLQQQQQSEQQYKQRISALESKLLETAALEASERENLRRELNVVSAAHDQYVQQQQQTAAARQQQIETLTAELRSKTEQLQTVERELERLKHSEQSSRLYSVDEIAQQVEKELNYSAQLDSNIRKAIESEEENNLDHKLQQKEVQTDDEQVARTGHGTDDENFTGERELLNQLEALRAQLAVQREQCETMAQELHGEKLHSQDIQEQDVLIIEAMRKRLETVLDTEDELHKQLDMERERCERLQTQLTSLQRAESRRNSSMLKSPVDSPRKSPRADFESELSERLRSELKLLTAQNERERERSADAQRNSERERQRYEKELQERVAYCERLKQEMDKLARDKESAELELEHFNERLTLQANEIESLESRMVAMQEAETRRASTRTRQHQEQAKLQAELLELQSKLLAAESAKETLEQKIAQLRYDVTRSAQRETKLTEALAQANDRLAHSTEDTVPAQFLQKMKDINALLAENTQENRQMAETVQYLVGERIALQKKCEELGSNGVGELEERCRQLLGRYLRVESHRKALVYQKRYLKLTLESYQASEQLALQTLPGSQLPASQQQQRTKKKLFKTVALAIIAIQRIKYIGRIWHTGKRIVSKSVFTITQQRSAANMNANASAASNANLNLNNNLPTNANIGRSSKLCNGPIPYWRQLVNFSALQPIVLANDYSLQKPHCHNNNNNNNTNNNNNNKDNDSDLPTLAKLDWPIAQKPKRINARHH